acctcggttaatgcatttctcgtgctctgattggttcattcaatCGTGGTTATCAGATCATATACCGCAGTTTGACCTAATATGGCAATTGATTGCCAATTTAGctgagctaattttttttttcaccgcgaaagcgaaatttctctctgaataaagcaaaaagaaaacctTGTTGAGTCTCTCTGatcacaaggtattacacaacatcgcatcgtcatcaagtttcttcgatttcgctcggattttctcgcatttttcgctcgtatttcgtacttccaaacttttgcgCTCGTTGGATAAGAGACTGGtcatagccaactcggcgctacgcactttgttggctatttaccatctcatatccaacgcgcgctcatgatcatggaataattgttaattattaaattctcaacctcggatgatgcaattctcgtgctctgattggttcactcaatctcggttatcagctcatataccttagtttgaccatatatggtaaatgattgcgctaaacgttgctaagctaaaaatttTACGCCAGAaatcgaaatttctcttggtataaagcacaagaaaaacgtttttggggaaagtttggatcaattttgaagcttagaagtacgcgaaaaagtaagaaatgtttttgtgatgagcctacgtctgtctgaccaccaggtattacacaacatcgcatcttcatcaacttttttcgatttcgctaggattttctcccttttttcgctcgtatttcgtacttccaaacttttggaggttaaggaatttaataaaacaattattccattcgcgcttgttggatatgagactggttatagccaactcggcgctacgcgccttgttggctatttacgaTCTCATATCCAaagtgcgctcatggaataattgttaattattcacctccgagcaactcacgCGGGATTTGCGTGATATTGTGACAGGGGTAGGAATTAATGAATAAAAAATCATCCTTTGtactatattatctcactgttttggtatatgctaaaacaattattcacgtCATGTCGGTAGCTTTTGGCAAACAGTTaactcgccgcttcgcggctcggtaaatatacACCACTAGCcgcctccacttcggtgaacagTTGTTAACTTTCCCATGAAACGTGACGTCAAACATCACGGCAGCCATGATGGTTTTTGAAAGCCGCGTTTGTATTCACGagtgaaaaaattgaaataaagtaATCAGTCGAGTGAACGTCTCATTTAACAAACCTAATCCCAGAATGGCCAGTCCTTTTGAATATTCTAACTGTTCAGAAATATAATTCGTATCAACGGGGTAAGAGGGCAGAGAAAGTCTTGGAAAATTTATCTTCACGCACTCGTTTGCCTTCATATCCATATCATAGTTGCCTGTTCCACGTTAACCTGAGTTGTAGTAAACCCATTTCCcaatcacccccccccccctcctaatGATAGTAACTTTTGTACAGTACCTTAATTCGCTAGATATATACTCCACTGAAGTATCTTGTAGCTATCAACCCGTTCAACAGCAGAATCTTAGAAAAATAAGGGAAGCACATCGCGCGTTTCAGTATTGTGTTTAGGTGCATACTAATTAGCTAAAGGCCGAGACACACAGTGCTCAATgtcattaacaattattattaaattctcaacctcggataatgcaattctcgtgctctgattggttcactcaatctcggttatcagctcatataccttagtttgaccttatatggtaaatgattgcgcttagcgttgctaaactaaaaacgtttacgccagaaagcgaaatttttttcggtataaagcaaaagaaaaacgtttttgtggaaagtttggatcactttcgaagcttagagatacgcgaaaaggtaagaaatgtttgtgtgatgagcctacgtctgtctgaccacgaggtattacacaacatcgcatcttcatcaacttttttcgatttcgctaggattttctctcttttttcgctcgtatttcgtacttccaaacttttggaggttaaggaatttaataaaacaattattccattcgcgcttgttggatatgagagtggttatagccaactcggcactacacgcctcgttggctatttaccatctcatatccaacgcgcgctcatggtataattgttaattatacatAGCAAATAATTCAACAGACGATGAAATCCGGTAACACATTCAAGTACAAAAAACGTCCACATATTCGAATCTTTTCTGCCAATTGTTTACAAGTGAAAGTTATTACTGCCAATAGAGTTCCTTGGGGGACAACACCATTTGCGGAGACAAGGGAAGAGGGCTTCACCAATTTTTACCCGCTGTGACCTACGCGTGTGGGAGGCATTGATTCAATCACCTTTTGGTGATTTCACTCACCTCAAGATCTGAACTATGACACTGGCACAGCGTGGTCACCTAAATGAAGACCACCATAGCACTGACCCCTATCGAAGTTTAtcaagagggtgctaatgggggtacccaattgtcagttaactactaatttttcggctaattgtcagttaactactatttttttggccaattgtcagttaactactaattttagttatctattaactttatTATCccacagcgataataattgattcataacccaaattttctttacttcaaatcgtCAATaagttttgggggttggaccttactaaaataaagatatattgcatgaattcacaaaacctctaCCAATAGTGGGCGTtataaggtacacacattaaagaTTTCGCcataagtgcaattgaaaagaagattcagttTTTAAGTCATATAACCATCAAACCGCGtatcggtggctcagttggttgaccaccggactgtcacgcgggaggtttgcctttgtaattacatctgcaaatggttagactctctagtcttctcggataaggacgataagccggaggtcccgtttCACAACCCTtgaatgttcataatcctgtgggatgtaaaagaacccaaacacttgtcgcaaagagtagggcatgtagttcccggtgttgtggtctgtcttctgtgatgtatcatggttgggaggttaaatgctcggagaaattagctacaccaagctactctaaaaatccgagggtaaataaagatatatgatgatatgatgatcaaataataccgacctcataaatccagacgcacaaatgcacgcactgctcttctggagctggtcgtgcatgtcttgctaaccacttcaaaatcaccttcttcgtcactttcagtatctgaatcagtctcgtattcaTCTAGTTGCTGTGCTGTATCTCCTGTATTTGTACTTCAGGGACATCAAGGTCGTTAACGAaagttaaactgactgattgcagcACATCGATGCCATGGGAATGGTTTGACtgctcagtggtctcagtgatagGAGTATGCGTTGCTGCGTCGCCAGGAATTGCTTGCTccctattaaactccacataggaatgttatttttgcttggcctgagaaTAGACAGCTGGTGGCAAAGCCCCCGCTTTATCCTTAGTTGTTTCGCTTCTCACCGTTCGTTGTCTAACAGGGCGGTAGTCCTTCATCacggcttcatcttcttttgtcactctttgtaCCGCTGGAAGAGCCATAGTTGAGAGCGCTGACAAAGGCATGGACGTATCAGGCACGGGATAATACGACCTGTCGTGTGTGAAATACTTTGCAAACCAATTGGTGATTCGTTTGAGCGACTCTTTCACTATCGTTCCAAAGTCTTGGGAgtagttcaaagcactgaatgtttCGTGCTTGAAGTGTGAAACCGCATGTAGGTTTTCCACGTGCGTTGTCATAAGTGTTAAAAGCTCAACTaggtcaacaaatgaaggatttATAGAGCTGATCTTTTCAATCAGCCTTTTCATTCCTTTGCGTAGCAGGGTGAGAGAATCTTGGGTTTCCTTGAAAACTGTACCCTCTGGACCATTTGTTTCTCTTGACAAATTGAAGAGCTCCTTCACACTAGCCACTGTTCTTTGTACCTCGCTACAGACTTTGTCGACGTTCTCTTTCGCCTCCTTCAGTTTACCTTTTTCGCAGGCGTACCTTTTTCGTGTATTCCAAAAGTGTCATAAAAACATCCAAGATTTTTTAGGAATGCAACTGTTTTAGAAAGACTGGTTACCAGCCTAATGGTTCGCGCTGCAACATCAGTTACAAAAAGTGATTTCTCGTAAGTGCAAATTGCATGTACTTGAACGAAAGATGCTGATTTCTCTGAGCCATCAGAGAACTATAGTGTCcacttaataaaggttttaccgtaatcagaaatcttgctcatttaatctaacactgatctgaaaactaCTCGTCGAGTGAGGTCAACCCGcgtgcgcgtgtggacaaaattttaaacaaaaagacgaaacactgacgaaacaaaatacgcaccatttagctcacttgtggcacttcccattagaaagggtagctccatttccagttgggcctttgtcacaattgcaaaattctcggctttcccgtcaatcttttccaatcgaaacaactttaaatcgaagccacctAGTCCGAACTTttcgcttgctgtttgattcccatGAATTTTATCAAATGTTTtcaggctatctccattgaattatacttttcaatgtcgaacggtacacgacctctgtgccattcgaatgccgatccttcatcatcgcgataaaagctgagaataaccttcaccacgccactcgacgccatcacgaagatcaaagTCAACGCTCCCTCGTGCCTggcatataatatcagttaatatgttacctggtcacgcagcgggacaggtaaaatcatgaaatagctttgctgttaggaaataacaacaaccgtatttagtataattaatagaatatcacttaactgttaacttttcattatcagttaactactaattttttggccaaatatcagttaactactatttttttggccaattgtcagttaactgttaaccccattagcaccctctatCAAGGCATTCTAGGATACAATGGAAGAGATAAGCTAGCACATGAAGAGATAAGCAAGCATCTGGGTGGAAGGGAAAAGCACCATGTTAACCTGAGGGGGTGGGGTGTGGAATCGGGACcaacaagaaaaaatgaggggacagagagggaggctctcggtccagcccttgggatatgtcatgtccacgaaagctATTTTTGACGAGCAGAAGTCTTtgttccgagacgtccgcacgcaagccaacctcggtctgatgtttgaaagaaaataaatattcatcagccttccacgtgcgccgccattttctcttttcactgagaacctgagagcgaggcaagactgcatgcggacgtttCGGAAGACAgatccgctagaacaaagacttccgctcgtctaaatataactttcgtggacatgacatatcccggccgacgccctgagcctccctctctgtcccctcattttctcttgggaccactTGATTTTCGTGTTCGTAACCAGTGAAACAACTGCGAGACTTGATCAACACCTCACTGGGGACTTCACAGCCACcctcaccctgcgagcagagcctccttttgtagttttctttactgaggaggagaaaaggaggctctgcctgaatcacgtcttgttttctctcgtcaaactggTTTTCCCAGTACCATGCCAAAACCACCACTTAGCTTTGTGATCGCAAGATGCTACCAAAACTATAATCCTGAGAGGTTTACCGAGAACCTTGCCACAATTCCTTGGTATGAAAATGCTGTGATTGATGATGACACCGAGAAAGTAGGCCACTTTAACAACGTCATGCACCCGTTAAGAAAACGAAAGTTAGACCGTGGCAATGTCCGTGTCTAGATCAGGAAATTAAAGAGTTGATGGAAGAAAGAGATTTGTCACATAGAGTTGCTTGTGCTTCGGGCGCGGTAGCAGGCTGGGATCATTATCTATGGGATGGAAATGAAGTTAAGAGACAGTTACGGGATGCTGAGAAAAGACACGTCCAATCTGAGATGAGCAAAAGCCAAAGTGTTCAGTCATACTCCACGTCCTGACACAGCTGATAAATAGATCAATTTTGACTTCCGTTTTTTCAACGTCTTGGAAGGAGTCCGAGGTTGTACCATTCTTAAAGGAGGGGGATTATGACACTCCAAATGATAATCGACCCGTACCAATCTGTGAGAGAGCGGCTTTCAATCAGCTGACGGAGTATATGACACGCCGAAATTTCTTGACGGAACACCAGCACGTGAACAAGAAGCAGCACTCCACCGAGACCCGTAACATCATCATGTCTAATATGGTTTTTGAAGCCATTGATTGAAAACAGATCACAGCGCTAGTGCTACTAGACctttcaaaggcttttgataGTATCGATCACAAGATCTTGTTAAGCAAGCTTCGAGTATTAGGTGTTTCCAGAGAGGCCATTGAATGGTTTAGGAGCTATTTGTCGGACAGAGTTCAGCGCGTTAGAATCGGCTACGAAGTGTCAGATCCCAGGCAGGTGGCACATGGTGTGCCCCAGGAGTTGATTTTGGGACCGGCGCTTtgtaaggacgttcgcgcccattgcatcgaagaccacgaaggtaaacacgatgctaaacgcaaacataatacgcgaaaggaactatttataccaGTATAAACTccaaggccaggataagccgctgcttgagaaagccgtgaacgtagattttgtaccatttatacgggtgTTCGcatcttatgtaagccgcggcttattttctgtcGTATAAACAGCCCTATTATTATGACTTATAAAAGCCTCAATAGTTTCACTCTCCGAAACTTTTTCACCACAATATCGGAGATCTACGAAGGAAATACTAGAAATAAGGACAAACTGCATGTACCTCTTTgcagaacaacaacagcacaGCGATCGTTTAAATACTGGGGTACTTCTCTATGGAATAATCTTCCTAAGAACATTGGGGATATCACCTCTTTAATTAGACTCTTTTAAAGACTCTGTCTACCGAGATGATTTACGCGCCttcttttatgttttcattcagtgtgaAGTAACGAGCCTGACGAGTGGGAAAGAAATAAGCGACAAAGAGCAGCTACAAAGGAATACTAGAAAAGCTGGCTAGtcgaataaaaaatatatttgcaaTAAATAAAGCGCCGCTGCCGCTCTTGGACTTATAACATGTTATCGGGTATTTCGGATTGATTTTGTCACCTCACGCAGCTCGCGTCGaaataaatttgtaaataaagtacGTTCAATACTGATCACCGCTGTTTTTGTAAAAGTACTCTTTTGTCTTGTCTTTggcaataaaaaaaacatatatacCATTCATTGAATATgtgattgagtgagtgagtgagtggtGAGTGGAGCTATTAGtgtctcccctcggggcttttcaggactaatttacaatgtgttTCGGGGGACTtcagccagactgcttattctctattttcgaattccccataatacatttcgtttgccccccaaattttgcataaaccattgttttcaaatgctcttgggaatatgcagtgtccccaagagcatttgaaaacaatagtttatgcaaaatttggggggcaaacaaagtgtattatgggaattcgaaaatagagaattacacagtttacaattttattttaggaagtgaaagatgccctcgtccagataaggtcagaccacaacaccggggactacgtcccctactcttatcgaatagtgagtgggttcttaaacgtcccatactatttaatttccaaaagagttatgagacgggacctccggtttacagtccttatccgagaagacttgaaagtctaaccattttcagatgtaAATCTAAaggctcaaccaactgagccaccggtgcgcggtgtgaATATACTCTTctggcaaatttgttcactaaGGCTCTGCTACAAACGTTGCTTTTAACAGTCACACAACAAATTGGGAACCGTTCCATTCGGAAATATTTTCAGGAATGCTTTTGACTGACAACCAAACAAAAGCATCTCATCCAAATGTTATATAAAAAAGTAATTGGAATTCCGAACAAGTCtcgaaatgaaataaataaataaatgacataaATGTCACTCGGCTTACCACGAAATGACATCAGCAAAATCCGTTTTATTTAAAAGTTTGTGGTATCTCAATGAATCGATTAGGGCTCTCAGTGATCTCGAACTCAAATTTCCGTAAACATACTGCCTTTAGCGGCTCAGATGGTGGCCTTTTCTTGAATTGATTGTCGGTCTAACTGCTCAGTCCCCCAACCCACGTTGAAACGCTTGCGAATTGCACTTAACGATAAAATATCTCGTCCCCAATAAACTATGATAATGTAGCTGTAATGAGAAGCACTGAGCAAGAACAAATCCTGATGGATGTCTACGATAACGAATGATTTAGAAATCATACGAAACCGCGGTGCATCAAggtagacagagagtctttaagaAACAAATTATGAATGGTgttttttatgaatttttagAAAATAAGTGATGTAATGCGAATTTGATTATGTTTATATCATCTATTtagattcttttaaaaaaatatgaatcgtgctttttatgatttttttagaAATAAGTGATGTAATGCGAATTTGATATGTGTATTTTTATGAATTTTCAGAAAATAAGCGATGTGAAGCAAATTTGATGATGTATATTCTCATTTTGTAATTGTTTTCTGAAAAACCATTAGTGGATTGGAACCaataaagttgtattgtattgtattgtacttagGCCTGGGTTCAAAACTGTATCCTGGCCGGCAACATACAGCGCAtgctcaataaagatcttactcgattcatgccgAGTCCTTCTCGCGAGCaccaaaagaaaggctctgccaGCAGGGTGAGTCATCCTCGGCATAAATTTTCAAATTCTCTGGTAGGGACTCAAGATTAGGGTCCTCTTTCACCTCGTTTCTACAGCTTGCGACAAGTGTTTCCTGTAATCAGTCCACCTTGTTTGAAGAGAAGTATAGGACTGATCTCGTGCACGTATTGAACTCTCTCTGCACTATATTCCTTGGATATTTAAATAAGTGTGAATCTTAACATATGAGTGAAATGCTCAATGTTGTTTTTTAATTAGCATTGTAAGTGCTATAGGAAGTAGCTCGACGCGGGAAGTACTCAAAGCAAAAAGCCTGTGTTGCGCTTAGTTTCCGAAACGGCTTTATCATTGCCTTTTCCGTTCCCGGCGGGGAAAAAGGTAAAAGCGCCGTGgccgcacaaaaaaaaaaagcataataTTAAACAAATAACGTGACAGCTAAAAAGTGAGTACCCCAAGTAAATACTGTTGATAATATTTGAATTTATTGGAATCAACCGTTCACATGTACGTTTTAGTCCACTCAATCGGAAGTGAAAAAGACACCTATAGACTAATGCATTATGAACATTGTCACCTTGGGGAAAAAACCTGAATCTCTTGGCAATTTAAACGGCAGAAAATGGTCAGCTTTGGAGAAGTAAGATGCAAAAACAGACGCATGAACATTAAGAATGTAATTGTTTCTTAAAGAAAGCAAACGAAGTAAGATGTAAAAACAGACGCATGAACATTAAGAATGTAATTGTTTCTTAAAGAAAGCAAACGACACGATGTTTAGCAAAATACagatctctctctctctcacttTTTAACAAAATTATTCCTCGGACGGCAGCTATAATTTCAACTGGTTTTCCCGAAAAACGTATGATGATGAATGTAATTTTTACTTCCAAAGAATTGTTTCATGAAGCTAGACATGATCCAGGGTACGTGAATTGATCATGTTTTTTGATATTATACATCTTTCCCCTCCTTCGGGAAATATATACGACACTAATCTGCACAAACACCCAAACAAGGCGGGAGTCTCGATAAGTCAGCAAAGAACTAGCAACTGATTATGAATAAGGGCTTTCCACACGCTAATCTGAGAATTAGACTGCATATAAGATGTTTTACTAGATTCTACTTCATAAAGAAGccaatttgaaattaaaatagcACACATTATGTATGGCAATAAAATGGCAAAATCGACAGGAAAAAGGTGATAACGTATCGCGTCTTAGCCAGAAGATAGCTTGTTTTATACTTGCTTTGCTACGAAACAACAGGAAGCGTAAAagcattttaagaaaaaaatacaaaaaaaaaaaaaaaggaaaaaggaacttAAGGCTTGACAATTTTTGGGAAGCATTCAATCAGCTCTTGTTAGCATTCCTCTTCAACAATTTTAACGTTGTTTTATGTCTAttacttattttctttttatccaGTGCACTTATGGCTCTCAATACTTTCAGAGAAATGGGAGGTCTTGCTGCAGCATTAAATTCACTATCTACAGAAAATTAGGTCGTGCTTCAAACGACTTGCCGCCAACTGAAGGAGCTTAAGGGGTGGGCGGAATTCATTTTCccccaaaacaaacaaataaatggcCATTGAAGGACTGTGTGTTCTTAAAAGCATGTATCAGTGACCTTTACAGAGAATTCAAGTTTGAATTATTTACTGTTACAAGGTGTAAAGGGTTTTTTGATCTCTTGAATAAATATATTGTGACGTACTGAAAGGCTACAACGATGTATACCACGAACTTCACCAACCAATTGATCATTTTCATTCTACATTCAAAAAGTCGTTTTTTTAATTACCACACTTTACCGGAACGATTCCTTCCTAGTTTACAAAGTCTATCCTACCCAAGAAAAAATAGCACTTTTGTGTTACGACTTCGTGGAAAAAATATTCTCCAAACTTGGACggatttgaataaaaaaaagtcTTTGGTGGGATTTAAGAGGTTTCGGACACCTGTCTTTCCGGCTTACTACCGGTAATATGGAAATTTCTCACTGCTACAGCTTTCGGCAAAATTCTGTTTGTTGCTATTGCATTGCAAAGCGTGTGACTCGAACGGCATTCGATAGTAATGCCCTGGCTATGGTTAATTAAGCGAGAATACAAGATATAAACAGTGGAAAGATTTATAAGACGCATGGACAGTTTTAGCTGTCAATTAGGACTTGACAATTCAACTGCCAAACAGCTTCAATCTATGCTGTCGCTCTAAAAGGGCGAACCTGGGCGATTAAAAAAAGGGATACTTTTCTGGAAAGATGGCTTTGTACAACGGAAGCCAAGTCGAAGATTGGAAACTCGACAACATAACTGAATTAGGCAACAACAATCAGTCCACCTTCCAGCCAGAGATTCCAAGTTCCTTGTGCAGTCGTGGTGTGTACTGGCCGATTCACTCGcccttaattttgtttttgctgtccATTGTTGCAGCTAACGGCATCGAAATTCTTTTGatgattttcaaagaaagcctACGAACGGTGAGCAATAGATTTCTGGTTTCCCTAGCCGTTTCGGATCTGCTTTTCGGTATAATCGCGATTCCACTGTTTCTAGTGTGTACCATTAATAATCAGACCATCCTGGTTTGCATGTTTTCGACTGCTGTCATTCGATTCACCGCGATTTCCTCAGTGTTTCATCTTTTTCTCATTGCTTGCGATCGCTACACGATGATTGTATATCCGATGAAGTACCAAGCACTATTGACTAGAACACGGTCGACTTTCTTGCTAACCGTGGCTTGGGGGCTGGCCTTAATTTCGTCCTTCATTCAGTTGTCGTGGTACAAAGCAAGTACCGGCTTCGCGGACCCTTTAGATGGAGGAATCCTTGTCGACAAGGTTTATGTCCTTTTTGTGCTGATAGTGTTTTTGCTTTTGCCTTTATTGGCAATTCTGTTCACCTACACTCATATATTAATCATTTCTCTACGGCATATCTTTGCTGCTCGGCGACGTAAAATAAATCTGGACCAGCCAGTTTCTCGAATTGTGCACGATTTGAGAGGAACATTCATTTTACTGGCCATGTTGTTGATCTTCGTTGGTTGTTGGCTACCTTATTTTCTCCTGATACTTCAAGACCACATTTCTGATAGATTCTTTGTGATCAGTCCAGGTTGGGAGCTATGCCTGATCCTGTACCTGCGATTCATTCCACCGTTGACAAACCCGCTTTTGTGCGCATTCTGTAAACAAGATTTTCGTCGTGCTTGGGGCAGCTTTGTTCAGCAGCATCGCTTCTCAATTCGGTTAAATATATATTCTTTGGTATCGGTATCAGGAATGCGTGAAAGGACATTTTCTACCGGGGCTAATGATGTTGCAAACCCGGAAGGTATGACGAGCAGTGCCTGATGACTGCGGAAAAGACACCATCGTCCTTCAGCTGCATACTTCAGCATTGTGACAGTACTATTAATCCTATATATTTAGCTCATTTTATCGTGAAACTGATCACCCCTTTTTGAAGGAGCAACGAGATGTTTTCCTCGACTTCATATGCATCTTCGTCAAAAAGGCCGCAGAAACTCAATTCAGTCAGACACGCAAATTAAAGTTGAAGAGAACATGCATCGGAAACATCTTAACCCGAGAAAACAAACATAAGTTAAAGACAATTCAAAGTGTTAATAGGTTATTGgaaagaaatagagcattttcaTCCAGTTATTAAGGTCACACGACAA
The Montipora capricornis isolate CH-2021 chromosome 10, ASM3666992v2, whole genome shotgun sequence genome window above contains:
- the LOC138019504 gene encoding adenosine receptor A2b-like, giving the protein MALYNGSQVEDWKLDNITELGNNNQSTFQPEIPSSLCSRGVYWPIHSPLILFLLSIVAANGIEILLMIFKESLRTVSNRFLVSLAVSDLLFGIIAIPLFLVCTINNQTILVCMFSTAVIRFTAISSVFHLFLIACDRYTMIVYPMKYQALLTRTRSTFLLTVAWGLALISSFIQLSWYKASTGFADPLDGGILVDKVYVLFVLIVFLLLPLLAILFTYTHILIISLRHIFAARRRKINLDQPVSRIVHDLRGTFILLAMLLIFVGCWLPYFLLILQDHISDRFFVISPGWELCLILYLRFIPPLTNPLLCAFCKQDFRRAWGSFVQQHRFSIRLNIYSLVSVSGMRERTFSTGANDVANPEGMTSSA